A window of the Lactuca sativa cultivar Salinas chromosome 5, Lsat_Salinas_v11, whole genome shotgun sequence genome harbors these coding sequences:
- the LOC111908684 gene encoding uncharacterized protein LOC111908684 has product MLRNGPLQTFDTAEAGWAVNPKVYNDNNTHLFAYWTVDGMKNTGCFDLTCPGFVQTSSEVVLGGDISDLYGSDITIQISKDPYTSNWFLRYNDNEVGYWPGEIFPILRHQANLVQWGGEVSSPNVGTHPHTATAMGSGKFADFIFGSSGTIKGMLVEENSNPLKPPENLYPSSDEWDCYDAYLLKEYVKEPSFFYGGPGSRNNPRCP; this is encoded by the exons ATGCTAAGGAATGGCCCTTTACAAACCTTCGATACAGCAGAAGCTGGATGGGCA GTAAACCCAAAAGTATACAATGACAACAACACCCACTTATTTGCATATTGGACA GTCGATGGTATGAAAAATACAGGGTGCTTTGATCTCACTTGTCCTGGATTCGTTCAGACATCAAGTGAGGTCGTTCTTGGAGGGGATATTAGTGACTTATATGGATCTGATATCACTATTCAAATATCCAAG GATCCATACACATCGAACTGGTTTTTAAGATACAACGACAACGAAGTTGGGTATTGGCCAGGGGAAATCTTTCCGATACTGAGACATCAAGCAAACTTGGTCCAATGGGGAGGTGAAGTCTCCAGCCCGAATGTTGGAACCCACCCACATACAGCAACAGCCATGGGCAGTGGAAAGTTTGCTGATTTCATATTTGGGAGTTCAGGAACGATAAAAGGGATGTTGGTCGAAGAAAATTCGAATCCTCTAAAGCCACCAGAAAATCTTTACCCTAGCTCCGATGAGTGGGATTGCTATGATGCATACCTCTTGAAAGAATATGTCAAGGAACCATCGTTCTTTTATGGGGGTCCAGGTAGTCGTAACAATCCTAGGTGCCCGTAA